In the genome of Gemmatimonadaceae bacterium, one region contains:
- a CDS encoding Mrp/NBP35 family ATP-binding protein, with translation MAAQSLQERIAGALVRVRNARLGSDIVSAEQVRDVATTTDGRVRLTLLLDPADDAGLVGRVRSAVAGLEGVRDVRVDVKDSSTAAAAAAAAAAAPPREKKPGAGRSLPVMGQEPQSQRAAVPAPTPVAYPNLGHIIAVSSGKGGVGKSTVAANVAVALAQTGARVGLMDADIYGPNIPAMLGVNEQPEVRGEKIIPLEAHGVKVMSLGFLMERDQPAIWRGPIIMKIITQFLRDVMWGELDYFIVDLPPGTGDAQLSLVQATHVEGSLIVTTPQEVSTGDALRGAKMFQRVGVPVLGIIENMSYFECPHCNAETTIFGSGGGERLAKELGLPLLARIPLYGRVLEGGDTGKPIVLAEPDSVAGKALLDLGRRLVDLIG, from the coding sequence GTGGCGGCCCAGTCTCTCCAGGAGCGCATAGCTGGCGCGCTCGTCCGCGTGCGGAACGCCCGCCTCGGCAGTGACATCGTGTCCGCCGAGCAGGTGCGCGACGTCGCGACCACGACCGATGGACGCGTCCGCCTCACCCTGCTGCTCGATCCCGCCGACGACGCCGGACTCGTTGGTCGGGTCCGCTCGGCCGTCGCCGGGCTCGAAGGAGTTCGCGACGTGCGTGTCGACGTGAAGGATTCTTCCACCGCCGCCGCGGCTGCCGCGGCCGCCGCCGCCGCGCCGCCGCGGGAGAAGAAGCCGGGCGCCGGACGGTCGCTCCCGGTCATGGGTCAGGAGCCTCAGTCGCAGCGCGCCGCGGTCCCGGCTCCGACGCCGGTGGCGTATCCGAACCTCGGCCACATCATCGCGGTGTCGAGCGGCAAGGGCGGCGTGGGCAAGTCCACCGTCGCCGCCAACGTCGCGGTGGCGCTGGCGCAGACGGGCGCGCGCGTCGGGCTCATGGACGCCGACATCTACGGCCCCAACATCCCCGCGATGCTCGGCGTGAACGAGCAGCCGGAAGTACGCGGCGAGAAGATCATCCCGCTCGAGGCGCACGGTGTGAAGGTGATGAGCCTCGGCTTCCTCATGGAGCGCGATCAGCCCGCCATCTGGCGCGGTCCCATCATCATGAAGATCATCACGCAGTTCCTGCGCGACGTCATGTGGGGCGAGCTGGACTATTTCATCGTCGATCTCCCGCCGGGAACCGGCGACGCGCAGCTGTCGCTGGTGCAGGCGACGCATGTGGAGGGATCGCTGATAGTCACGACGCCGCAGGAGGTCTCCACCGGCGACGCGCTCCGCGGCGCGAAGATGTTTCAGCGCGTCGGGGTGCCGGTCCTCGGCATCATCGAGAACATGAGCTACTTCGAGTGCCCGCACTGCAACGCGGAGACGACGATCTTCGGGTCGGGCGGAGGCGAGCGGCTCGCGAAGGAGCTCGGCCTGCCGCTGCTCGCGCGGATCCCGCTGTACGGCCGCGTGCTCGAGGGCGGTGACACCGGCAAGCCGATAGTGCTGGCCGAGCCCGATTCCGTCGCGGGGAAGGCGCTACTGGATCTTGGGCGACGGCTCGTCGATCTGATCGGCTAG
- a CDS encoding NifU family protein yields MAFRRSKTAANIEKQIEREIESLAPMLKLESSALRLDRFDASEKVVYLEISGDCPDCDMKAATFVEGIEAHLRRRIPGIAGVRASARPR; encoded by the coding sequence ATGGCCTTCCGACGATCGAAGACGGCTGCCAACATCGAGAAGCAGATCGAGCGCGAGATCGAGTCCCTGGCCCCAATGCTCAAGCTCGAGTCCTCCGCGCTCCGGCTCGACCGCTTCGACGCATCCGAGAAGGTCGTGTACCTGGAGATCAGCGGGGACTGCCCCGACTGCGACATGAAAGCTGCAACTTTCGTGGAGGGGATCGAGGCGCACCTCCGCCGACGGATCCCCGGGATCGCGGGCGTTCGAGCTTCCGCGCGGCCGCGCTAG
- a CDS encoding DHH family phosphoesterase, with protein sequence MRLADLLAIPDARRSAIQHLAREFRAGRPVALSTHINSDGDGCGSEVALAHLLTQLGIEASIANPTPWPAMFDFLLGDDVRNESNDAERTIRKSDLIVVLDISDLRRLGQLGPVVRASQATKIVIDHHPSEMAITELALCDTAACATGELIYDLAAVLDLELTAPVAEALYVALLTDTGGFRFSNTSARCHAIAGALLAAGVDPEAMYRRIYASVPIGRLHLLRDALATLEVDPDYGIAWISVEAGAPETHGLKSEDLDGIAEHPRSVAGTKLAVFFRDLGHGKVKVSFRSAGEVDVNAFAREFGGGGHAKASGALIAGTLEEVRHDVITAARVFLEKHGAVGS encoded by the coding sequence ATGCGGCTGGCTGATCTGCTCGCCATCCCCGACGCGCGCCGCTCGGCGATACAGCACCTCGCGCGGGAGTTTCGCGCCGGCCGGCCGGTCGCGCTCTCGACCCACATCAACTCCGACGGTGACGGCTGCGGCTCCGAGGTCGCGCTCGCCCACCTGCTGACCCAGCTCGGCATCGAAGCCAGCATCGCGAACCCCACGCCGTGGCCCGCGATGTTCGACTTTCTGCTCGGCGACGACGTGCGCAACGAGTCGAACGACGCCGAGAGGACGATCCGGAAATCCGATCTCATCGTCGTGCTCGACATCAGCGATCTGCGGCGGCTCGGCCAGCTCGGCCCGGTCGTGCGCGCGTCGCAGGCGACCAAGATCGTGATAGACCACCACCCGTCCGAGATGGCGATCACCGAGCTCGCGCTGTGCGACACGGCCGCGTGCGCGACGGGCGAGCTGATCTACGATCTCGCCGCGGTGCTCGACCTCGAGCTCACGGCGCCGGTCGCGGAGGCGCTGTACGTCGCGCTGCTGACCGACACCGGGGGCTTCAGGTTCAGCAACACGAGCGCGCGCTGCCACGCGATCGCGGGCGCGCTGCTGGCCGCGGGCGTGGATCCCGAAGCGATGTATCGGCGGATCTACGCGTCGGTGCCGATCGGCCGGCTGCATCTTCTGCGCGACGCCCTGGCGACTCTCGAGGTGGACCCCGACTACGGCATCGCCTGGATCTCAGTGGAAGCCGGTGCGCCCGAGACTCACGGGCTCAAATCGGAGGACCTGGACGGGATCGCCGAGCACCCGCGGTCGGTCGCCGGCACGAAGCTGGCCGTCTTCTTCCGCGACCTCGGCCACGGCAAGGTGAAGGTGTCGTTCCGCAGCGCCGGCGAGGTGGACGTGAACGCGTTCGCCAGGGAGTTCGGCGGCGGCGGCCACGCGAAGGCGTCGGGCGCGCTGATCGCGGGGACCCTGGAAGAGGTCCGGCACGACGTGATCACCGCGGCGCGGGTGTTCCTGGAAAAGCACGGCGCTGTTGGCTCTTAG
- a CDS encoding amino acid permease, translating to MSLWTRKSIGLLQAEAAGEGIEEGQTLRRALGPLNLTTLGIGAIFGAGIFVLTGTAAAQYAGPGIVYSFLLAGTGCLFAALCYAEFAAMIPIAGSAYTYGYATLGEFLAWIIGWDLILEYLFGAATVAVGWSAYFGAFMGELGVNLPAQLVNSPLAYTDGEFTRTGAMVNLPAVFLVAFMTALLVIGIRESARVNNLMVLVKVAIVLLVIGFGFMYVNQANWHPFVPANTGRFGEFGWSGVVRGAGVIFFAYIGFDAVSTAAQEARNPRRDMPIGILGSLAIVTLLYVLMALVLTGLASYTLLNVPHPVFVAIQSAGPSLAWLRPVVNIGAIAGLASVVLVLLMAQPRIFYAMARDGLLPPVFGKVHPRFRTPYVTTILTGAVAAAVAGIFPIGVLGELVSIGTLLAFVIVSAGILVLRYREPNLPRPFRTPLVPLVPILSILICGYMMVSLPLGTWLRLLVWMALGLLLYFMYGKGHSKLGRIDAAG from the coding sequence ATGAGCCTGTGGACCCGGAAATCAATCGGGTTGCTGCAGGCCGAGGCTGCCGGGGAGGGAATCGAGGAAGGGCAGACGCTGCGCCGGGCGCTCGGCCCGCTGAATCTGACCACGCTCGGCATCGGCGCGATCTTCGGCGCCGGGATCTTCGTGCTCACGGGGACGGCGGCAGCGCAGTACGCGGGACCCGGGATCGTGTACTCGTTTCTGCTGGCCGGCACCGGCTGCCTGTTCGCGGCGCTGTGCTACGCCGAGTTCGCTGCGATGATCCCGATCGCGGGCAGCGCCTACACCTACGGCTACGCGACGCTCGGCGAGTTTCTCGCCTGGATAATCGGGTGGGACCTGATCCTCGAGTATCTGTTCGGAGCCGCGACCGTGGCGGTCGGCTGGTCCGCATACTTCGGCGCGTTCATGGGGGAGCTGGGCGTGAATCTTCCGGCGCAGCTCGTCAACTCCCCGCTGGCGTACACCGATGGCGAGTTCACGCGCACCGGCGCGATGGTCAATCTTCCGGCGGTGTTCCTCGTCGCCTTCATGACGGCGCTGCTCGTGATCGGCATTCGCGAGTCCGCGCGGGTCAACAATCTGATGGTGCTGGTCAAGGTCGCGATCGTGCTGCTCGTCATCGGCTTCGGATTCATGTACGTGAATCAGGCGAACTGGCACCCGTTCGTGCCGGCGAACACCGGCCGGTTCGGCGAGTTCGGCTGGAGCGGCGTCGTGCGCGGAGCGGGCGTCATATTCTTCGCCTACATCGGGTTCGACGCCGTGTCCACCGCGGCGCAGGAGGCGCGTAATCCGCGGCGCGACATGCCGATCGGAATACTGGGCTCGCTCGCGATCGTTACCCTGCTGTACGTCCTCATGGCGCTGGTGCTCACGGGGCTCGCGAGCTACACGCTGCTGAACGTGCCGCATCCGGTCTTCGTCGCCATTCAGAGCGCGGGCCCGAGCCTGGCCTGGCTCCGGCCGGTCGTGAACATCGGAGCCATCGCCGGGCTCGCGTCGGTCGTGCTGGTGTTGCTCATGGCGCAGCCGCGGATCTTCTACGCGATGGCGCGCGACGGCCTGCTCCCGCCCGTGTTCGGCAAGGTGCACCCGCGCTTTCGCACCCCCTACGTCACCACCATCCTGACGGGCGCGGTGGCTGCGGCCGTCGCGGGAATCTTTCCCATCGGCGTGCTGGGCGAGCTGGTCTCCATCGGAACGCTGCTCGCGTTCGTCATAGTCAGCGCCGGCATTCTCGTGCTGCGCTACCGCGAGCCGAACCTGCCGCGCCCCTTCCGCACGCCGCTGGTGCCGCTCGTCCCGATCTTGTCCATCCTGATCTGCGGCTACATGATGGTGAGCCTGCCGCTCGGCACCTGGCTCCGTCTCCTCGTATGGATGGCGCTGGGACTGCTGCTTTATTTCATGTATGGGAAAGGCCACTCCAAGCTCGGGCGGATCGATGCGGCTGGCTGA
- the guaB gene encoding IMP dehydrogenase — MVETGHERVRARVALTFDDVLLTPGHSQVHPRDVSTASRVTRGITLNIPLLSAAMDTVSESEMAIAMARAGGMGVIHKNMSVDRQAAEVDRVKRSESGMILNPITLSPEGTLREAVGMMNRFKISGVPIVDTAGQLVGIITNRDLQFQRNLDRPLSEAMTAEGLITAPLGTTLDEAERILGEHRIEKLPVIDKDGRLKGLITVKDIHKRRQFPNASKDSHGRLRAAAAIGAIDFRDRARALVDAGVDVLVIDTAHGHSEGVLRATAEVREMFPDVQLVVGNVATREGAAALVERGVDAVKVGVGPGSICTTRVVTGVGVPQLTAIFDSVEGAGDVPVIADGGIKYSGDIVKALAAGASTVMMGSMLAGTEESPGESILMEGRRFKMIRGMGSLGAMQDGSADRYFQEGEMSAKKLVPEGIEGRVPYKGPVGDVVFQMVGGLRSGMGYVGARTIEVLRTESRFVRVTAAGLRESHPHDVTITREAPNYSTT, encoded by the coding sequence GTGGTAGAGACCGGGCATGAGCGCGTCCGCGCCCGCGTGGCGCTGACGTTCGACGACGTCCTCCTCACTCCCGGCCACTCCCAGGTCCATCCGCGCGACGTCTCCACGGCCTCGCGCGTCACCCGCGGCATCACGCTCAACATTCCGCTCCTCTCGGCGGCGATGGACACAGTCTCCGAGTCCGAGATGGCGATCGCGATGGCGCGGGCGGGCGGCATGGGTGTGATCCACAAGAACATGTCGGTGGATCGCCAGGCCGCCGAAGTCGACCGCGTCAAGCGCTCCGAGAGCGGGATGATCCTCAACCCGATCACGCTGTCCCCGGAGGGAACGCTCCGCGAAGCGGTCGGGATGATGAACCGGTTCAAGATCTCCGGCGTCCCGATCGTCGACACCGCGGGCCAGCTCGTCGGCATCATCACCAACCGCGATCTCCAGTTCCAGCGGAATCTCGACCGGCCGCTGAGCGAGGCGATGACCGCCGAGGGGCTGATCACCGCTCCGCTGGGCACGACGCTCGACGAAGCCGAGCGAATTCTCGGCGAGCACAGGATCGAGAAGCTGCCGGTGATCGACAAGGACGGGCGGCTCAAGGGGCTCATCACCGTCAAGGACATCCACAAGCGGCGGCAGTTTCCGAACGCCAGCAAGGACAGCCATGGCCGTCTGCGCGCTGCCGCGGCGATCGGCGCCATCGACTTTCGCGATCGGGCACGCGCGCTCGTGGACGCCGGCGTGGACGTGCTCGTCATCGACACGGCACACGGCCACAGCGAGGGCGTGCTGCGCGCGACGGCGGAGGTGCGGGAGATGTTCCCCGACGTGCAGCTCGTCGTCGGCAACGTCGCCACGCGCGAAGGCGCGGCTGCGCTCGTCGAGCGGGGCGTGGATGCCGTGAAGGTCGGCGTCGGCCCGGGATCCATCTGCACCACCCGGGTCGTGACCGGCGTGGGCGTGCCGCAGCTCACCGCGATCTTCGACTCGGTCGAGGGCGCGGGCGACGTGCCCGTCATCGCCGACGGCGGAATCAAGTATTCCGGGGACATCGTCAAGGCGCTCGCGGCCGGCGCGTCCACCGTGATGATGGGCTCGATGCTCGCGGGCACGGAGGAGAGCCCGGGCGAATCGATCCTGATGGAAGGGCGGCGCTTCAAGATGATCCGCGGCATGGGCAGCCTCGGCGCCATGCAGGACGGAAGCGCCGACCGCTACTTCCAGGAAGGCGAGATGTCGGCGAAGAAGCTCGTGCCGGAGGGCATCGAGGGGCGCGTACCGTACAAGGGTCCCGTGGGCGACGTCGTGTTCCAGATGGTCGGCGGGCTGCGGAGCGGCATGGGGTACGTCGGCGCGCGGACGATCGAAGTCCTGCGGACCGAATCGAGATTCGTACGCGTGACGGCGGCCGGGCTGCGCGAATCGCACCCGCACGACGTGACCATTACCCGGGAAGCGCCGAACTACTCGACCACATGA
- a CDS encoding DUF1232 domain-containing protein, producing MSTQAERAAARRSRQKRAARKTARGDEQRPRTGAKRAVADTIAQLPNFLRLLYGLITDPRVNGVDKLLVGAAVAYILMPLDMMPDFIPFFGEVDDVFVLVMSLKRLIANAGRSVVLNHWSGDAASLDSMNLQHVLMAAAFFLPRRVRRRLRAIGRPL from the coding sequence GTGAGCACGCAAGCAGAGAGAGCAGCAGCCCGCAGATCCAGACAGAAGCGCGCCGCCCGCAAGACGGCCCGCGGTGACGAGCAACGGCCGCGCACCGGCGCCAAGCGCGCCGTGGCCGACACGATCGCGCAGCTCCCGAACTTTCTCCGGCTGCTGTACGGGCTGATCACTGATCCGCGCGTGAACGGCGTCGACAAGCTCCTGGTGGGCGCCGCGGTCGCGTACATCCTGATGCCGCTCGACATGATGCCGGACTTCATCCCGTTCTTCGGGGAAGTGGACGACGTGTTCGTGCTCGTCATGTCGCTCAAGCGGCTGATCGCTAATGCCGGGCGGTCGGTGGTGCTGAACCACTGGAGCGGCGACGCGGCGTCGCTGGATTCCATGAATCTTCAGCATGTGCTGATGGCGGCTGCGTTCTTCCTGCCGCGACGAGTCCGCCGGAGGCTTCGGGCTATTGGGAGGCCGCTGTAG
- a CDS encoding DUF2281 domain-containing protein codes for MRERIVRKLDSLPDDRVYEILDYIDFLESKYARRAEPAQNPIQRLAENVEDTLRAGKVSAGAIAGTMNILSKAAGVINGVANVGKSVATDVVNVVTKPSSPPPPAQSPPSGRE; via the coding sequence ATGCGCGAGCGGATCGTCCGCAAGCTCGACTCGCTCCCTGACGATCGCGTGTACGAGATCCTCGATTACATCGACTTTCTCGAATCGAAGTACGCCCGCCGCGCCGAGCCCGCGCAGAACCCGATCCAGCGGCTCGCCGAGAACGTCGAAGACACCCTCCGGGCCGGCAAGGTGTCCGCCGGGGCCATCGCCGGGACCATGAACATCCTCAGCAAGGCGGCGGGCGTGATCAACGGTGTCGCGAACGTTGGCAAGTCTGTTGCAACGGACGTGGTCAACGTGGTGACGAAGCCGTCGTCGCCGCCGCCGCCAGCGCAGTCGCCGCCGTCAGGCCGCGAGTAG
- a CDS encoding D-Ala-D-Ala carboxypeptidase family metallohydrolase, protein MSLNTPDRRRRPPSRAARRPRSNARESVITLVLFVVAAVGVIQFYAGRSAAMSPFGGFLKPRPMIVASPSMDAYGASGEVKVRFVMPGETLEYPLQIQGDPNGLSYTWVRLGDSVTVAPPKPLGGAILDGPQKPGFYRVVLIRGSERRVIDGLAVAVLMPFEQKVGGILNGYRIGTYLSEKVSGNRPPPEGFMEIMPGDLGLSITKHLRVRDFVTHDNQKSWPRYAAASPRLLDKLELVVSEIQRWHGGEVELALDVRSGFRSPDHNRRIRRAARDSRHQYGDAADVAIDVNGDGKFTASDNQMLGLAVEIVELKHPHLAGGLGLYSRGRTPYVHIDTRGKKTRWRG, encoded by the coding sequence ATGTCTTTGAATACGCCCGACAGGCGCAGGCGGCCGCCAAGTCGCGCGGCCAGACGGCCGCGCTCCAATGCCAGGGAAAGCGTCATCACGCTCGTCCTGTTCGTCGTGGCCGCCGTCGGGGTCATTCAGTTCTACGCCGGCCGCAGCGCCGCAATGTCGCCGTTCGGCGGCTTCCTGAAGCCCCGCCCCATGATCGTCGCGAGCCCCTCGATGGACGCGTACGGAGCGAGCGGGGAAGTGAAGGTCAGGTTCGTGATGCCGGGCGAGACGCTCGAGTATCCGCTCCAGATCCAGGGCGATCCGAACGGTCTCTCGTACACGTGGGTGAGGCTGGGCGACAGTGTCACAGTGGCTCCTCCAAAGCCGCTCGGCGGCGCAATCCTCGACGGACCGCAGAAGCCCGGCTTCTACCGTGTCGTGCTGATCAGGGGAAGCGAGCGTCGGGTGATCGACGGCCTGGCCGTCGCGGTGCTGATGCCGTTCGAGCAGAAAGTCGGTGGCATCCTGAACGGCTACCGGATCGGCACGTACCTGAGCGAGAAGGTCAGCGGCAACCGGCCTCCGCCCGAAGGATTCATGGAGATCATGCCGGGCGATCTCGGGCTGAGCATCACCAAGCACCTGCGCGTGCGCGACTTCGTGACGCACGACAACCAGAAGTCGTGGCCGCGGTACGCCGCGGCGAGCCCCCGCCTGCTGGACAAGCTCGAGCTGGTGGTGAGCGAGATTCAGCGCTGGCACGGAGGGGAAGTCGAGTTGGCGCTGGACGTGAGATCGGGATTCCGCTCGCCGGATCACAACCGCAGGATCCGCCGCGCCGCGCGCGATAGCCGGCATCAGTACGGCGACGCGGCCGACGTGGCGATCGACGTGAATGGGGACGGCAAGTTCACCGCGTCGGACAACCAGATGCTCGGCCTGGCCGTGGAGATCGTGGAGCTGAAGCACCCGCATCTCGCCGGCGGGCTCGGCCTGTACTCGCGGGGCAGGACTCCGTATGTGCACATCGACACGCGTGGGAAGAAGACTCGCTGGCGCGGCTGA
- a CDS encoding L,D-transpeptidase, with the protein MSIVDAFRFGGRNAWLLVGGFTVAAAPSAVLVTRTAELRYERDVNRMVFNDNLGVLEEVRAKIGTTTDSLKNVLAAAPVAAADQPYIVISIAERKLWFKRGPETLFQAPVATGSGKELVSGTNRFRFQTPRGRLVVRLKEVDPAWVPPDWHYIELARKRGLGVVKLARNESVPTGDGGMIYTSGSELVKRSAGGSVVSLGGGREDREVVAGGNIIIPPFGTNARRYEGVLGTRRLNLGDGYGIHGTNKPETVGRAVSHGCVRMRNEDIERLFEMVPVGTPVYIY; encoded by the coding sequence ATGTCCATCGTAGACGCATTCAGGTTCGGCGGGCGCAACGCCTGGCTCCTGGTCGGCGGATTCACCGTCGCCGCGGCGCCCAGCGCCGTGCTGGTGACTCGCACCGCGGAGCTCCGGTACGAGCGCGACGTCAACCGCATGGTCTTCAACGACAACCTCGGCGTGCTCGAGGAAGTCAGGGCCAAGATCGGCACGACCACCGACAGCCTGAAGAACGTGCTCGCCGCTGCCCCCGTCGCGGCCGCCGACCAGCCGTACATCGTGATCAGCATCGCCGAGCGAAAGCTCTGGTTCAAGCGCGGTCCGGAGACCCTGTTCCAGGCGCCGGTCGCGACCGGGAGCGGGAAAGAGCTCGTCAGCGGCACCAACCGGTTCCGCTTCCAGACTCCGCGCGGACGGCTCGTGGTGCGGCTGAAGGAGGTAGATCCCGCGTGGGTGCCGCCCGACTGGCACTACATCGAGCTGGCGCGGAAGCGCGGACTCGGCGTGGTGAAGCTGGCGCGCAACGAGAGCGTCCCGACGGGCGACGGCGGGATGATCTATACATCCGGCTCCGAGCTGGTGAAGCGCTCGGCCGGCGGCAGCGTCGTGTCGCTCGGAGGAGGGCGGGAGGATCGTGAGGTCGTCGCCGGCGGGAACATCATCATCCCGCCGTTCGGCACGAACGCGCGGCGGTACGAGGGCGTGCTCGGCACGCGGCGGCTCAACCTGGGCGACGGCTACGGGATCCACGGGACGAACAAGCCGGAGACGGTCGGCCGGGCGGTCAGCCACGGCTGCGTCCGCATGCGGAACGAGGACATCGAGCGGCTGTTCGAGATGGTCCCGGTGGGGACTCCGGTGTACATCTACTGA
- the gpmI gene encoding 2,3-bisphosphoglycerate-independent phosphoglycerate mutase, whose product MNRPVALVVLDGWGFREAREGNAIALATTPAWDGLWSLPSRTLLEASGLRVGLPHGQMGNSEVGHLNLGAGRVVMQDLVRINTSIEDGSFFTNPALVAACEQVRARDATLHLMGLVGCGGVHALDRHLFALIDLAERAGVRRVAIHALLDGRDTMPTSGLAYLDELIAHARGRAFIASIGGRYYGMDRDRRWDRTQLFYRAAVQGAGPAVSDPRDAVLASYTAGLTDEFMLPVVIADHGTPRAPMRSGDAVICFNFRSDRMRQMVRALIEPDFDGFDARHRPDVSVTTMTVYDPRFNLPVAFEPQSMARIVVQVLAERERSILKTAETEKYPHVTYFFNGGNEPPVRGEDRVLIPSPKVATYDLKPEMSAHGVSEALCGAIDRKSHDFLLCNFANADMVGHSGSIPATIRAVEAVDECLGRVVQACDRTGTRLIVTADHGNAELMIDPATGGPHTAHTTNPVPIVLYGADPGPLRQGGALCDVGPTLLAMMGIDKPQEMTGVDLRELD is encoded by the coding sequence TTGAACCGCCCTGTCGCGCTCGTCGTTCTCGATGGATGGGGCTTCCGCGAGGCCCGTGAGGGTAACGCGATCGCCCTCGCCACCACGCCCGCGTGGGACGGCCTCTGGTCGCTTCCCTCAAGGACGCTGCTCGAGGCGTCAGGTCTGCGGGTTGGACTGCCGCACGGGCAGATGGGCAACAGCGAGGTAGGCCACCTGAACCTCGGCGCCGGCCGCGTGGTGATGCAGGACCTCGTGCGCATCAACACGTCCATCGAGGACGGGTCCTTCTTCACGAATCCGGCGCTCGTGGCCGCGTGCGAGCAGGTGAGGGCGCGCGATGCGACGCTGCACCTCATGGGGCTCGTCGGATGCGGCGGGGTGCACGCGCTCGACCGGCATCTGTTCGCGCTCATCGATCTCGCCGAGCGCGCGGGGGTGAGGCGCGTCGCCATTCACGCGCTGCTCGACGGGCGCGACACGATGCCGACGTCCGGGCTGGCGTACCTCGACGAGCTGATCGCGCACGCGCGCGGGCGCGCGTTCATCGCCAGCATCGGCGGCCGGTACTACGGCATGGACCGCGACCGCCGCTGGGACAGAACGCAGCTGTTCTATCGGGCGGCCGTGCAGGGCGCCGGTCCGGCGGTCTCCGACCCGCGCGACGCCGTGCTCGCGTCGTACACCGCCGGGCTGACCGACGAGTTCATGCTGCCCGTGGTGATCGCCGACCACGGCACGCCCCGCGCGCCGATGCGCAGCGGCGACGCGGTGATCTGCTTCAACTTCCGGTCCGACCGGATGCGGCAGATGGTGCGCGCGTTGATCGAGCCGGATTTCGACGGGTTCGACGCGCGGCACCGCCCCGACGTGTCGGTCACGACGATGACCGTGTACGACCCGCGCTTCAATCTCCCGGTCGCGTTCGAGCCGCAGTCGATGGCGCGGATCGTGGTGCAGGTGCTGGCCGAGCGCGAGAGATCGATCCTCAAGACGGCGGAAACGGAGAAGTATCCGCACGTGACTTACTTCTTCAACGGGGGCAACGAGCCGCCGGTTCGCGGTGAGGATCGCGTGCTCATTCCCAGTCCGAAGGTCGCGACGTACGATCTCAAGCCGGAGATGAGCGCGCACGGAGTCTCGGAAGCGCTGTGCGGCGCGATCGACCGGAAGTCGCACGATTTCCTGCTGTGCAACTTCGCCAATGCCGACATGGTCGGGCACAGCGGCTCCATTCCCGCTACTATTCGCGCGGTGGAGGCCGTGGACGAATGTCTCGGCCGCGTCGTGCAGGCGTGCGACCGGACGGGGACGCGGCTGATCGTTACCGCGGACCACGGCAACGCCGAGCTTATGATCGACCCGGCGACGGGCGGTCCGCACACGGCGCACACCACCAACCCGGTGCCGATCGTGTTGTACGGCGCCGACCCCGGGCCTCTGCGGCAGGGTGGCGCGCTGTGCGACGTTGGACCGACTTTGCTGGCGATGATGGGTATCGACAAGCCTCAGGAAATGACCGGAGTTGACCTTCGTGAACTCGACTGA